From the genome of Streptomyces sp. NBC_01260, one region includes:
- a CDS encoding aminopeptidase P family protein, translating into MSEVYAVRRGLLRDRCAAVGSAAALVSRPANVRYLAGGAPPGAVLLLGPDEDVLLCPRPPTGDPADGRTDEQLRVDLLSVTGGDPVVAAADLATSCGAESLAVEEHDLTVARHRAMGAVAPKLRLADLGVTVEQLRIVKDEEEIGCLRIAAEITDQALGELLESILVGRTERHLALELERRLVDHGADGPAFATSVATGPNSGRGRHRPSDRRVEEGDFLSVCLGANYRGYRCEIGRTFVIGTAPADWQIELYDLVFAAQRAGREALVPGAAYRDVDRAARHLLDSAGHGEGLPPRTGHGVGLEIVEDPQLAPAAMGKLDACVPVTVEPGVHLPGRGGVRIDDTLVVRPEADGGPELLTITTKELLAL; encoded by the coding sequence ATGTCAGAGGTGTACGCCGTCCGCCGCGGGCTGCTCCGCGACCGGTGCGCCGCCGTCGGATCCGCGGCCGCCCTGGTCTCCCGCCCCGCCAATGTCCGCTACCTGGCAGGGGGAGCGCCCCCGGGCGCCGTGCTGCTGCTCGGTCCCGACGAGGACGTTCTGCTCTGCCCGCGCCCACCGACCGGCGATCCGGCCGACGGACGTACCGACGAACAGCTCCGGGTGGACCTGCTGTCGGTCACCGGCGGCGATCCGGTGGTCGCCGCGGCGGATCTGGCCACCTCCTGCGGCGCCGAGTCCCTGGCCGTCGAGGAGCACGATCTGACGGTGGCCCGGCACCGGGCCATGGGCGCGGTCGCCCCCAAGCTCCGGCTGGCCGACCTCGGGGTCACCGTCGAGCAGCTGCGCATCGTCAAGGACGAGGAGGAGATCGGCTGCCTGCGGATCGCCGCCGAGATCACCGACCAGGCGCTCGGCGAACTCCTCGAATCGATCCTGGTCGGCCGCACCGAACGGCACCTCGCGCTGGAACTGGAGCGCCGGCTGGTGGACCACGGCGCCGACGGCCCCGCCTTCGCCACCTCCGTCGCCACCGGTCCCAACTCCGGCCGGGGCCGTCACAGGCCCTCTGACCGAAGGGTGGAGGAAGGAGATTTCCTCTCCGTCTGCCTCGGTGCGAACTACCGCGGCTACCGGTGCGAGATCGGCCGTACCTTCGTCATCGGAACGGCTCCGGCCGACTGGCAGATCGAGCTCTACGACCTGGTTTTCGCCGCTCAGAGGGCTGGACGGGAGGCACTTGTGCCCGGCGCCGCCTACCGCGACGTGGACCGTGCGGCCCGCCACCTGCTGGATTCCGCGGGGCACGGTGAGGGGCTCCCGCCCCGGACCGGGCACGGGGTGGGGCTCGAAATCGTCGAGGACCCGCAGCTGGCACCTGCGGCCATGGGTAAACTGGACGCTTGCGTGCCGGTCACCGTCGAACCGGGGGTTCACCTCCCGGGCCGGGGCGGGGTCCGGATCGATGACACGCTCGTCGTGCGCCCCGAGGCGGACGGCGGACCCGAGCTACTCACCATTACGACCAAGGAGCTGCTCGCGCTCTAG
- the efp gene encoding elongation factor P produces the protein MASTNDLKNGLVLKLDGGQLWSVVEFQHVKPGKGPAFVRTKLKNVLSGKVVDKTFNAGVKVETATIDRRDMQFSYMDGEYFVFMDMDTYDQLMVDRKSVGDAANFLIEGFTASVAQHEGEVLYVELPAAVELVIQHTDPGVQGDRSTGGTKPATLETGYEIGVPLFITTGEKIKVDTRSGDYLGRVNS, from the coding sequence GTGGCTTCCACGAACGACCTCAAGAACGGCCTGGTGCTCAAGCTCGACGGAGGCCAGCTCTGGTCCGTCGTCGAGTTCCAGCACGTCAAGCCCGGCAAGGGCCCCGCCTTCGTGCGCACCAAGCTCAAGAACGTGCTCTCCGGCAAGGTCGTCGACAAGACGTTCAACGCCGGTGTGAAGGTCGAAACGGCCACCATTGACCGACGCGACATGCAGTTCTCGTACATGGACGGCGAGTACTTCGTCTTCATGGACATGGACACCTACGACCAGCTGATGGTCGACCGCAAGTCCGTCGGCGACGCCGCCAACTTCCTGATCGAGGGCTTCACCGCCTCCGTGGCGCAGCACGAGGGCGAGGTGCTCTACGTCGAGCTGCCGGCCGCCGTCGAGCTCGTCATCCAGCACACGGACCCGGGCGTCCAGGGCGACCGTTCCACCGGTGGCACCAAGCCCGCCACGCTGGAGACCGGTTACGAGATCGGTGTCCCGCTCTTCATCACGACCGGCGAGAAGATCAAGGTCGACACCCGCTCGGGCGATTACCTCGGCCGGGTGAACAGCTAA
- the nusB gene encoding transcription antitermination factor NusB: protein MAARNTARKRAFQILFEADQRGESVQTVLADWVRHSRSDTRQPPVTEYTMELVEGYAQYADRIDDLIVTYAVDWEIDRMPVVDRNILRLGAYELIWVDATPDAVVIDEAVQIAKEFSTDDSPSFVNGLLARFKDLKPNLRREQ, encoded by the coding sequence GTGGCTGCCCGGAATACGGCCCGCAAGCGCGCCTTCCAGATCCTCTTCGAGGCCGACCAGCGCGGTGAGTCCGTGCAGACGGTCCTCGCGGACTGGGTGCGGCACTCGCGGTCCGACACCCGTCAGCCGCCGGTCACCGAGTACACGATGGAGCTTGTCGAGGGGTACGCGCAGTACGCGGACCGGATCGACGACCTCATCGTCACCTATGCGGTGGACTGGGAGATCGACCGGATGCCGGTCGTCGACCGGAACATCCTGCGGCTCGGTGCGTACGAGCTGATCTGGGTGGACGCGACCCCGGACGCGGTGGTGATCGACGAGGCGGTCCAGATCGCCAAGGAGTTCTCCACCGACGACTCCCCGTCCTTCGTGAACGGCCTGCTGGCCCGTTTCAAGGACCTCAAGCCGAACCTTCGCCGGGAGCAGTAG
- the bldD gene encoding transcriptional regulator BldD, which translates to MSSEYAKQLGAKLRAIRTQQGLSLHGVEEKSQGRWKAVVVGSYERGDRAVTVQRLAELADFYGVPVQELLPGTTPGGAAEPPPKLVLDLERLAHVPPEKAGPLQRYAATIQSQRGDYNGKVLSIRQDDLRTLAVIYDQSPSVLTEQLISWGVLDADARRAVAHDEG; encoded by the coding sequence ATGTCCAGCGAATACGCAAAGCAGCTCGGGGCCAAGCTCCGTGCCATCCGCACCCAGCAGGGCCTCTCCCTCCATGGCGTCGAGGAGAAGTCCCAAGGCCGCTGGAAGGCCGTCGTGGTGGGATCGTACGAGCGCGGCGACCGTGCCGTGACCGTACAGCGCCTGGCCGAGCTGGCCGACTTCTACGGGGTCCCCGTGCAGGAGCTCCTGCCCGGCACGACGCCCGGCGGAGCTGCCGAGCCGCCGCCGAAGCTCGTCCTGGACCTGGAGCGCCTCGCCCACGTCCCGCCGGAGAAGGCCGGACCGCTGCAGCGCTACGCGGCGACGATCCAGAGCCAGCGCGGTGACTACAACGGCAAGGTGCTGTCGATCCGCCAGGACGACCTGCGCACGCTCGCGGTCATCTACGACCAGTCGCCGTCCGTGCTCACGGAACAGCTGATCAGCTGGGGCGTGCTGGACGCGGACGCGCGCCGCGCGGTCGCCCACGACGAGGGCTGA
- the pyrR gene encoding bifunctional pyr operon transcriptional regulator/uracil phosphoribosyltransferase PyrR gives MDAQHDATGNAARPVLEAPDIARVLTRIAHEIVERAKGADDVVLLGIPTRGVFLARRLADKLEEITGRKMPVGSLDITMYRDDLRMHPARALARTEIPGEGIEGRLVVLVDDVLFSGRTIRAALDALGDIGRPRAVQLAVLVDRGHRELPIRADYVGKNLPTSLRETVKVQLDEEDGRDAVLLGVGRTAPAGEQ, from the coding sequence ATGGACGCACAGCACGACGCCACCGGCAATGCGGCACGCCCCGTTCTCGAGGCTCCCGACATCGCCCGAGTACTGACCCGTATCGCCCACGAGATCGTCGAACGCGCCAAGGGCGCCGACGATGTGGTGCTTCTCGGCATCCCGACCCGGGGCGTGTTCCTCGCCCGCCGGCTCGCCGACAAGCTCGAAGAGATCACCGGCCGGAAGATGCCGGTGGGCTCCCTCGACATCACGATGTACCGCGACGACCTGCGGATGCACCCGGCACGGGCCCTGGCCCGCACCGAGATCCCCGGCGAGGGCATCGAGGGCCGCCTGGTCGTCCTCGTCGACGACGTCCTCTTCTCCGGCCGTACGATCCGCGCCGCGCTCGACGCGCTCGGCGACATCGGCCGGCCCCGCGCGGTGCAGCTCGCGGTCCTCGTCGACCGCGGACACCGCGAACTCCCGATCCGCGCCGACTACGTCGGCAAGAACCTCCCCACGTCGCTGCGGGAGACGGTCAAGGTCCAGCTCGACGAGGAGGACGGCCGCGACGCCGTGCTGCTCGGTGTCGGGCGCACCGCCCCGGCGGGCGAGCAGTAG
- a CDS encoding aspartate carbamoyltransferase catalytic subunit, producing MKRHLISAADLTRDDAVLILDTAEEMARVADRPIKKLPTLRGRTVVNLFFEDSTRTRISFEAAAKRLSADVINFSAKGSSVSKGESLKDTALTLEAMGADAVVIRHGASGAPYRLATSGWIDGAVVNAGDGTHEHPTQALLDAFTMRRRLVGADAGLGKDLDGRRITIVGDILHSRVARSNVHLLTTLGAHVTLVAPPTLVPVGVEQWPCDVSYSLDKVLPASDAVMMLRVQRERMNAAYFPTEREYSRRYGLDGERMAKMPEDAIVMHPGPMVRGMEITAEVADSDRCTVVEQVANGVSIRMAVLYLLLGGSGPAAPSHPSPAARTEENK from the coding sequence ATGAAGCGCCACCTCATCTCGGCCGCCGACCTCACCCGCGACGACGCCGTCCTGATCCTCGACACCGCCGAGGAAATGGCCAGGGTCGCGGACCGGCCGATCAAGAAGCTCCCCACCCTGCGCGGCCGGACCGTCGTCAATCTCTTCTTCGAGGACTCGACACGGACCCGCATTTCCTTCGAGGCAGCCGCCAAGCGGCTGTCCGCCGATGTCATCAACTTCTCCGCCAAGGGCTCGTCCGTCTCCAAGGGGGAGTCGCTCAAGGACACCGCCCTGACCCTGGAGGCGATGGGCGCGGACGCCGTCGTCATCCGGCACGGCGCCTCCGGCGCTCCCTACCGGCTGGCCACCTCGGGCTGGATCGACGGTGCGGTCGTCAACGCCGGTGACGGCACCCACGAGCACCCCACCCAGGCCCTCCTGGACGCGTTCACCATGCGCCGCAGGCTGGTCGGGGCCGACGCCGGACTCGGCAAGGACCTCGACGGCCGCCGGATCACGATCGTCGGCGACATCCTGCACAGCCGGGTCGCCCGCTCCAACGTCCATCTGCTGACCACCCTCGGCGCCCACGTCACCCTGGTCGCTCCGCCGACCCTGGTCCCGGTCGGCGTCGAACAGTGGCCGTGCGACGTCAGCTACAGCCTCGACAAGGTGCTGCCGGCGTCGGACGCGGTGATGATGCTCCGGGTGCAGCGTGAGCGGATGAACGCCGCGTACTTCCCGACCGAGCGGGAGTACTCCCGCCGCTACGGCCTGGACGGCGAGCGGATGGCGAAGATGCCCGAGGACGCCATCGTCATGCACCCCGGCCCGATGGTCCGCGGCATGGAGATCACCGCCGAGGTCGCCGACTCCGACCGCTGCACGGTCGTCGAGCAGGTCGCCAACGGGGTCTCCATCCGGATGGCCGTGCTCTACCTGCTGCTGGGCGGCTCCGGACCCGCCGCCCCTTCCCACCCGTCGCCCGCCGCCCGTACCGAGGAGAACAAGTAA
- a CDS encoding dihydroorotase has protein sequence MSKILIRGAKVLGGEPQDVLIDGETIAAVGTGLDAAGATVVEAAGQVLLPGLVDLHTHLREPGREDSETVLTGTRAAAVGGFTAVHAMANTFPVADTAGVVEQVWRLGRESGYCDVQPIGAVTVGLEGKQLAELGAMHDSAAGVKVFSDDGKCVDDAVIMRRALEYVKAFDGVVAQHAQEPRLTEGAQMNEGIVSAELGLGGWPAVAEESIIARDVLLAAHVGSRVHICHLSTAGSVEIVRWAKSKGWNVTAEVTPHHLLLTDELVRSYNPVYKVNPPLRTEADVLALREALADGTIDCVATDHAPHPHEDKDCEWAAAAMGMVGLETALSVVQQTMVETGLLDWAGVADRMSLRPAAIGRLDGHGRPVAEGEPANLTLVDPAYRGAVDPAGFASRSRNTPYEGRELPGRVTHTFLRGRATVVDGKLA, from the coding sequence ATGAGCAAGATCCTTATCCGCGGCGCGAAGGTCCTCGGCGGCGAGCCGCAGGACGTCCTGATCGACGGCGAGACCATCGCGGCGGTCGGCACCGGCCTCGACGCCGCCGGCGCCACCGTCGTCGAGGCGGCGGGCCAGGTCCTGCTGCCCGGTCTGGTCGACCTCCACACCCACCTGCGCGAGCCCGGCCGGGAGGACTCCGAGACCGTCCTGACCGGCACCAGGGCCGCTGCGGTCGGCGGCTTCACCGCCGTGCACGCCATGGCCAACACCTTCCCGGTCGCCGACACCGCAGGTGTCGTCGAGCAGGTCTGGCGGCTCGGCAGGGAGTCCGGCTACTGCGACGTGCAGCCCATCGGCGCCGTCACCGTCGGCCTGGAGGGCAAGCAGCTCGCCGAACTCGGCGCCATGCACGATTCGGCCGCCGGAGTGAAGGTCTTCTCCGACGACGGCAAGTGCGTGGACGACGCGGTGATCATGCGCCGCGCCCTGGAGTACGTGAAGGCGTTCGACGGAGTCGTCGCCCAGCACGCCCAGGAGCCCCGCCTCACCGAGGGGGCCCAGATGAACGAGGGCATCGTCTCGGCGGAGCTCGGCCTCGGCGGCTGGCCCGCGGTCGCCGAGGAGTCGATCATCGCCCGCGACGTGCTGCTCGCCGCACACGTCGGCTCCCGGGTGCACATCTGCCACCTGTCGACCGCCGGTTCCGTCGAGATCGTCCGCTGGGCCAAGTCCAAGGGCTGGAACGTCACCGCCGAGGTCACCCCGCACCACCTGCTCCTCACCGACGAGCTCGTACGGTCCTACAACCCGGTCTACAAGGTGAACCCGCCGCTGCGCACCGAGGCCGACGTCCTGGCCCTGCGCGAGGCCCTCGCCGACGGCACCATCGACTGCGTCGCCACCGACCACGCCCCGCACCCGCACGAGGACAAGGACTGCGAGTGGGCCGCGGCCGCCATGGGGATGGTGGGCCTGGAGACCGCGCTCTCCGTGGTCCAGCAGACGATGGTCGAGACCGGACTCCTCGACTGGGCCGGCGTCGCCGACCGGATGTCGCTGCGCCCGGCCGCCATCGGCCGGCTGGACGGCCACGGGCGGCCCGTCGCCGAGGGCGAGCCCGCCAACCTCACCCTGGTCGATCCGGCATACCGTGGAGCGGTGGACCCCGCGGGCTTCGCCTCCCGCAGCCGCAACACCCCGTACGAGGGGCGCGAGCTGCCGGGCCGAGTGACCCACACCTTCCTGCGGGGCCGTGCCACGGTCGTCGACGGGAAGCTCGCGTGA
- a CDS encoding PH-like domain-containing protein — protein sequence MTTLSPNYQLYRLAAEQKSAEVTDWSARISWVIGLAVFVAFVYWLMRQGWKWRGSLQSGLSDLAVRPDGFADGGKLLTLTGRYHASTTAGQWLDRIVAHGLGTRSRVELTLTEQGLDVVRPGAADFFVPAADLRAARTDKALAGKVLPEGGLLIITWALGDQLIDSGFRSDHSAEHPAWVEAVNHLTSSTEGTAR from the coding sequence GTGACAACACTCAGCCCGAACTATCAGCTGTACCGACTGGCCGCCGAGCAGAAGTCGGCGGAGGTCACCGACTGGTCCGCCCGGATCAGCTGGGTGATCGGACTGGCCGTCTTCGTCGCCTTCGTCTACTGGCTGATGCGCCAGGGATGGAAGTGGCGCGGCAGCCTCCAGTCCGGACTGTCCGACCTCGCGGTCCGCCCGGACGGGTTCGCGGACGGCGGGAAGCTGCTCACCCTGACCGGGCGCTACCACGCCTCGACGACGGCCGGGCAGTGGCTCGACCGGATCGTCGCCCACGGCCTCGGCACCCGCAGCCGTGTCGAGCTCACCCTCACCGAGCAGGGCCTCGACGTCGTACGGCCCGGCGCGGCGGACTTCTTCGTCCCCGCCGCCGACCTGCGAGCGGCCCGGACGGACAAGGCACTCGCGGGCAAGGTCCTCCCCGAGGGCGGTCTGCTGATCATCACCTGGGCGCTCGGCGACCAGCTGATCGACTCCGGATTCCGCTCCGACCACTCGGCCGAACACCCTGCCTGGGTCGAGGCCGTCAACCACCTCACCAGCTCTACGGAAGGCACCGCACGATGA
- the carA gene encoding glutamine-hydrolyzing carbamoyl-phosphate synthase small subunit has product MTISNPGHASKRERVSPAVLVLEDGRAFRGRAYGAVGETLGEAVFSTGMTGYQETLTDPSYHRQVVVMTAPHVGNTGVNDEDPESKRIWVAGYVVRDPARVPSNWRSQRSLDEELTTQGVVGISGIDTRALTRHLRERGAMRVGIFSGNALADEGTLLARVRQAPEMSGADLSAEVATKEAYVVPAIGTKKFTVAAVDLGIKGMTPQRMAERGIEVHVLPATATLEQVYAVKPDGVFFSNGPGDPSTADHPVSVMQGVLERKTPLFGICFGNQILGRALGFGTYKLKYGHRGINQPVQDRSTGKVEVTAHNHGFAVDAPLDKVSDTAYGRAEVSHVCLNDQVVEGLQLLDRPAFSVQYHPEAAAGPHDAAYLFDRFVSLMEGQRA; this is encoded by the coding sequence ATGACGATCTCCAATCCGGGGCACGCCTCGAAGAGGGAGAGGGTGTCTCCCGCCGTACTCGTACTGGAGGACGGCCGCGCCTTCCGCGGCCGCGCGTACGGGGCTGTGGGGGAGACCCTCGGAGAGGCGGTGTTCTCCACCGGCATGACCGGCTACCAGGAGACGCTGACCGACCCGTCGTACCACCGCCAGGTCGTCGTGATGACCGCCCCGCACGTCGGCAACACCGGTGTGAACGACGAGGACCCCGAGTCGAAGCGGATCTGGGTCGCCGGCTACGTCGTGCGCGACCCCGCCCGGGTGCCCTCCAACTGGCGCTCGCAGCGCTCGCTCGACGAGGAGCTCACGACCCAGGGCGTAGTGGGGATCAGCGGCATCGACACCCGCGCCCTCACCCGCCACCTGCGCGAGCGCGGTGCGATGCGCGTCGGCATCTTCTCCGGCAACGCACTCGCCGACGAGGGCACGCTGCTCGCCCGGGTGCGCCAGGCCCCCGAGATGAGCGGCGCCGACCTCTCCGCCGAGGTCGCCACCAAGGAGGCCTACGTCGTCCCCGCGATCGGCACCAAGAAGTTCACCGTCGCCGCGGTGGACCTCGGCATCAAGGGCATGACCCCGCAGCGGATGGCCGAGCGCGGCATCGAGGTGCACGTCCTGCCCGCCACCGCCACACTGGAGCAGGTGTACGCGGTGAAGCCCGACGGCGTGTTCTTCTCCAACGGCCCCGGCGACCCCTCCACCGCCGACCACCCGGTCTCCGTCATGCAGGGCGTCCTGGAGCGCAAGACCCCGCTCTTCGGCATCTGCTTCGGCAACCAGATCCTGGGCCGCGCGCTCGGCTTCGGCACGTACAAGCTGAAGTACGGCCACCGCGGCATCAACCAGCCCGTGCAGGACCGTTCGACCGGCAAGGTCGAGGTCACCGCGCACAACCACGGATTCGCCGTCGACGCCCCGCTCGACAAGGTCTCCGACACCGCCTACGGGCGGGCCGAGGTCTCGCACGTCTGCCTGAACGACCAGGTCGTCGAGGGCCTCCAGCTCCTCGACCGGCCGGCCTTCAGTGTCCAGTACCACCCCGAAGCGGCCGCCGGCCCGCACGACGCCGCGTACCTCTTCGACCGCTTCGTATCCCTGATGGAGGGCCAGCGTGCCTAA